From a single Limisphaerales bacterium genomic region:
- a CDS encoding flagellin, protein LTLARSRITDVDVAVEATEFARRQILVQSGTQMLTEANSLPRMALQLLKGLSR, encoded by the coding sequence CTCACCCTCGCCAGAAGCCGCATCACCGATGTGGATGTGGCGGTGGAAGCCACCGAATTTGCCCGCCGCCAAATCCTCGTGCAATCCGGCACCCAAATGCTGACCGAAGCCAATAGTCTGCCCCGAATGGCATTGCAATTGTTGAAAGGCTTAAGTCGCTAA